CACCGTGGTTGCCGAATACCCCCGTGAAGCGATCAATCGTGCTGCAACGGCCAGTAACTGATCCCGACGCGCGGAACCCTGCTCACGCGCAGGCAGTCCGGACCTTTTAGTCGCTGGCATCAAGCTCTCCTCCGAGGATGTACCCGGGCGTTTGCGCGGGTCCCATAGCTCGGCACGTTACTGTGTCAGGCGCCCCGCCGCATCTTGCCGGCCTGCGCCATCCTTATCCCGGCACTATCCTCGTCCCATGAGTGAACTCACCTTTGAGCACATGCTGGCCTTTGAGCACAGCGGATGGGATGCCCTGTGCCACTCGGAAGGCGGCGCCTTCTACGGTGAACTGATGATGCCGGAGGCCGTGATGGTCCTCGTCAACGGCATGGTACTCGGCCGAGACGCGGTTGCCGGCTCCCTCAATGACGCCCCGCCCTGGGCTTCCTATACCCTGACCGACGCGCAGCTTGTGTCCATGGGTGCGGACACCGCGGCTCTTGTGTACCGCGCGTCGGCAACCCGCAACGGTCAGGACGAGCCCTTCACGGCACTCATGTCCAGCGTTTACTGCTCGGTTCAGGGAAGCACCCGGCTGGCGCTGTACCAGCAGACCACCATCACGCACTAGTTTCCATATACGGAAGGCGCCATGTGTGGAAGTTGCCATAATGGCAACAACACTTGCCCGCCCAGTACCCTGCCGGAGACGATGGACTCCTTCAATCCACTGCGCGAAGAGGTTCATCGAGTGAAAAATGCAGGCGAAAACCCCGTGGAGCACACCTTCGACAAGGGCTACTGGGAACGGCACTGGGAAGAGCTGCGCGAAGCCGGTCAAGAAGCTACGGGGGCGGGACCAGGGAACCCCTACATCGCGCGCGAAACCGCCGAACTTCCGCCGGGCACGGCGCTGGATGCCGGATGCGGTGAAGGCGTGGAAGCGGAGTGGCTGGCGGCGCAGGGCTGGGATGTTGTCGGAGCCGATATTTCCGCGGCTGCCCTGTCCGAGGCCTCCGCACGTACTGCGGCCCGTCCCCTGCGGGGCTCGGTGCGTTGGGTCGAAGCCGACCTCACGTCCTGGGAGCCGGAGCAGCAGTTTGACCTGGTGATGACGAGCTATGCGCACCCGGCCATGCCGCATCTTGAGTTCTACCGGCGGCTGTCGGCCTGGGTCGCCCCGGGCGGGACCCTGCTCATCGTCGGGCACCTGCACGGCGGATCCCCGGCCAGCGAGCAGGACGGTGCACACGATCAGCACGCGGAGCACCACCGGTCTGCGCCCCACGCGGACCAGCAGCACAGTGAGCACCCGCCTGTTGAAGCGACCGTCGACCTCGCCTCGATCGTGGCCGGGTTCGACTCCCCCGAATGGACAATCCTCACCGCGGAAGAGCAGACCCGAACCTTTGAAGCCCCCGGGGGCGGGCACGGCAAGGTGCTGCACGATGTCATCGTGAAAGCTGTGCGGCGCTAGATGGCGGGTACCCGCGCTGATTGGACCGAGGCGGCCCCGCCACCGTCCAGATTCCGTCCGCCGCGGTACCGCCGTCCATAGTGGTCCTGCGGCAGCCCCTTATGGCCGGCACCGAAGATCCGCTCGCGCAGCGTCTCCCCCGCTTCGTATCCTTCCCGCAGCCGGCCGCGCCTTCGCAGTTCCGGAACCACCAGCTCACCGAAGTCCCGTGCGGTGCCGAAGGAGTGGTACTGGCGCAGGTTGATGCCGTCAATGCCGTCTTCATCCAGCCACCGTTCAATCTCATCCGCCACCACGCTGGGGGTGCCGGCAACGAAATACCGGCCTTCCCGTCCGCTGCGCACGTTGGCAAGCAGCTGGCCCGCGGTGGTGCCCGGCTCCAGGGTGCGTGCCAGCGGCACGTCCTGCTTTCCCTCCCGCCGCAGGATGTCAGCAACCGGAGTTTCCGGCGGATACGCTCCTGGGTCAATGGCATAACCGCCGTGGGCCAGGATGCCGTCCACGCTGGAATGTGCCCGGTAGGTGCGCAGCTTTGCCGCCACCTCATCGTCAGTCCGGCCCACCACCACGCCAGCCTGCACAATGAATCGGATCGCGCCGGGGCTGCGACCGCGGGCGGCGGCCGCAGCGTCCATGGCAGCGGCATTGGCGCGGAAGTCGGCGGCCGTGCGGCCGCCGGTGAACACGACTTCGGCGTGCTTGCCGGCAAAGGAGATTCCGGCGGGCGAGCCGGTGGCCTGGAACAGGACCGGTGTGCGCTGCAGTGACGGAGCGGTCAGGTGCGGGCCCGCTACGGAAAAGTTCTCGCCCCGGTGGTTGATGTAACGGACCCGGTCCGGATCCGAGTAGACACCCGTGCTGCGGTCGGCCAGTACCGCACCGTCATCCCAGGATCCTTCCCAGAGCTTGTACAGCACCTCCAGGTACTCGTCGGCGATCTCATAGCGCCGGTCATGCGGAATCTCCTCCGCCAGACCGAAGTTGCGGGCGGCGTTGGGCAGGTAGGAGGTGACGATGTTCCAGCCCATACGCCCGCGGGTGAGATGGTCCAGTGTGCTCATGCGCCGGGCAAAGGCGAACGGTGGTTCGTAGCTGGTGGAGAAGGTGGCGCCGAACCCAATGTGGCGGGTGAGGGCGGCCATCGCTGGAATGACCGTGAGCGGATCCAGATTCGGGATTTGCAGCCCCTCCCGCAGCGCAGTGGCTGGCCCGCCGCGGAATACGTCGTAGGCGCCGACGACGTCGGCCAGGAAGATGGCATCGAAGCCCGCTTCCTCGCTCACCTGGGCCAGTTCGATCC
This genomic interval from Arthrobacter citreus contains the following:
- a CDS encoding nuclear transport factor 2 family protein, which gives rise to MSELTFEHMLAFEHSGWDALCHSEGGAFYGELMMPEAVMVLVNGMVLGRDAVAGSLNDAPPWASYTLTDAQLVSMGADTAALVYRASATRNGQDEPFTALMSSVYCSVQGSTRLALYQQTTITH
- a CDS encoding NtaA/DmoA family FMN-dependent monooxygenase (This protein belongs to a clade of FMN-dependent monooxygenases, within a broader family of flavin-dependent oxidoreductases, the luciferase-like monooxygenase (LMM) family, some of whose members use coenzyme F420 rather than FMN.) — translated: MPEPKKLIVNLFEMACVSHITHGLWVLEDNNRHRTADIDYWIELAQVSEEAGFDAIFLADVVGAYDVFRGGPATALREGLQIPNLDPLTVIPAMAALTRHIGFGATFSTSYEPPFAFARRMSTLDHLTRGRMGWNIVTSYLPNAARNFGLAEEIPHDRRYEIADEYLEVLYKLWEGSWDDGAVLADRSTGVYSDPDRVRYINHRGENFSVAGPHLTAPSLQRTPVLFQATGSPAGISFAGKHAEVVFTGGRTAADFRANAAAMDAAAAARGRSPGAIRFIVQAGVVVGRTDDEVAAKLRTYRAHSSVDGILAHGGYAIDPGAYPPETPVADILRREGKQDVPLARTLEPGTTAGQLLANVRSGREGRYFVAGTPSVVADEIERWLDEDGIDGINLRQYHSFGTARDFGELVVPELRRRGRLREGYEAGETLRERIFGAGHKGLPQDHYGRRYRGGRNLDGGGAASVQSARVPAI
- a CDS encoding class I SAM-dependent methyltransferase, with protein sequence MKNAGENPVEHTFDKGYWERHWEELREAGQEATGAGPGNPYIARETAELPPGTALDAGCGEGVEAEWLAAQGWDVVGADISAAALSEASARTAARPLRGSVRWVEADLTSWEPEQQFDLVMTSYAHPAMPHLEFYRRLSAWVAPGGTLLIVGHLHGGSPASEQDGAHDQHAEHHRSAPHADQQHSEHPPVEATVDLASIVAGFDSPEWTILTAEEQTRTFEAPGGGHGKVLHDVIVKAVRR